The following nucleotide sequence is from Streptomyces sp. HUAS CB01.
CGGTTTCCTTTCCGCGTACTGCATTTTCGATGAAAGGAAATCCGGTGGCACAGAAGGTTCAGGTCCTTCTTGTCGATGACCTCGACGGCGGCGAGGCGGACGAGACCGTGACGTTCGCTCTGGACGGCAAGACCTACGAGATCGACCTCACCACCGCCAACGCGGACAAGCTCCGCGGTCTGCTCGAGCCCTACACCAAGGGCGGCCGGCGCACCGGTGGCCGTGCCACGACCGGCCGTGGAAAGGGCCGTGCCGCATCCTCGACGGGCAGCAAGGACACCGCCGAGATCCGGAAGTGGGCGAAGGAGAACGGCTACAGCGTCAACGACCGCGGCCGCGTCCCCGCCGAGATCCGCGAGGCCTACGAGAAGGCCAACGGCTGAGCAGTCGTCCGCGGCCCTGCCGCACACGTCCGCATCAGACGGGCCCGGTGGCAGGCGTTCGCCGCCGCGTCCACGAGCCGTACGAGGTCGGGGGTGCCGCCCGCGCCCCCGGGCCCGGCACCGCGGCGCCCGACGGCGGCGAACGCCGGCAGTGACGGCTCCACCTCGCGCCCCGGCTTCGGGGGCCGCAGCCATTCGGCGGCCCCCTGCGGCGCCCCGGCCGGGACGGTGCACCCCGGGGGCGCCGGGGCGGGTACGCACCCGCCCCGCCCGTGAGCGGTGAGCTCCAGGCCGATGCCGCCCCACTCCAGCCAGTCGAGCAGCCCCGGCAGCTCCTCGGCGCTGCCCGCGGCGACCAGGAGCAGAATTCCGTTCCCCGCCCTGGCGACCGGCCCGGTCCGTCCACAGCGCCGCAACAGAGCCGTTCCGGCGTCCGCCGGCAGCTCCAGAACGTCGAACCGCAGCCCGGTGATCAGCCGTACCGGTGGCCCTTCGGCCGTAGCCCAGCCAAGCTCGTTCTTGTACCACCTTGCGCCGCCGTCATCGAGCGGCACGCGAGGTGCCGGGAGAGTGAAGGCCATGTCCGTGGAACTGCCGGGAGGACCCCGTGGTTACGGATCGTCAGGCAATCGTCACGCATGGTGCCGGGACGGAGGTGACAAGGGCGTGCTCGGGGGCGCAAGGGTGTTCGCCCGTAGCTGAGGGAACCGGCGTGCGCCGCATGGAGTGTCCGTCCATACGGGTAAGACATCCCTAGTGGGGACGGGTGACACGCGGGCTCCGGGGTCTCACGTTCGCCATCGGCGTACTGATGGCACGGGTAACTGCCTGGCCTGCGGGAACATCGTCTCGCACCATCGGGTTGGAGCATTTGTCGGCGTTCGGGGCAGGAGGCCACAGACGGGTGTCGGCAGTTGGAATGAGCGGTCCCCGCTTGCGGGACTAAGCTGCGGAAGGACAGGGAGGGGATCGACCCCTAACTGACTGACCGCTCTGAGGAGCGATTAACGATGTTCGAGAGGTTCACCGACCGCGCGCGGCGGGTTGTCGTCCTGGCTCAGGAAGAAGCCCGGATGCTCAACCACAACTACATCGGCACCGAGCACATCCTCCTGGGCCTTATCCACGAGGGTGAGGGTGTCGCCGCTAAGGCCCTGGAGAGCCTCGGGATTTCGCTCGAGGCGGTCCGCCAGCAGGTGGAGGAGATCATCGGCCAGGGCCAGCAGGCCCCGTCCGGGCACATCCCCTTCACCCCTCGTGCCAAGAAGGTCCTGGAGCTGTCGCTCCGGGAGGCTCTCCAGCTGGGCCACAACTACATCGGCACGGAGCACATCCTGCTCGGCCTGATCCGCGAGGGCGAGGGCGTCGCCGCCCAGGTCCTCGTGAAGCTGGGCGCCGATCTCAACCGGGTGCGGCAGCAGGTCATCCAGCTGCTCTCCGGTTACCAGGGCAAGGAGGCCGCCACCGCCGGCGGTCCGGCCGAGGGCACGCCCTCGACCTCCCTCGTCCTCGACCAGTTCGGCCGGAATCTCACCCAGGCGGCCCGCGAGTCCAAGCTCGACCCGGTCATCGGGCGCGAGAAGGAGATCGAGCGGGTCATGCAGGTGCTGTCCCGCCGTACCAAGAACAACCCGGTCCTCATCGGCGAGCCCGGCGTCGGCAAGACCGCCGTCGTGGAGGGCCTGGCGCAGGCCATCGTCAAGGGCGAGGTGCCCGAGACCCTCAAGGACAAGCACCTCTACACCCTCGACCTCGGCGCGCTGGTCGCCGGCTCCCGCTACCGCGGTGACTTCGAGGAGCGCCTGAAGAAGGTCCTCAAGGAGATCCGCACCCGCGGGGACATCATCCTGTTCATCGACGAGCTCCACACCCTGGTGGGCGCGGGTGCCGCCGAGGGCGCGATCGACGCCGCCTCCATCCTGAAGCCGATGCTGGCCCGTGGTGAGCTGCAGACCATCGGTGCGACGACGCTCGACGAGTACCGCAAGCACCTGGAGAAGGACGCGGCCCTCGAGCGCCGCTTCCAGCCCATCCAGGTCGCGGAGCCGTCCCTGCCGCACACCATCGAGATCCTCAAGGGTCTGCGCGACCGCTACGAGGCGCACCACCGCGTCTCCATCACGGACGAGGCGCTGGTCCAGGCCGCGACCCTGGCCGACCGGTACATCTCGGACCGCTTCCTGCCGGACAAGGCGATCGACCTGATCGACGAGGCCGGTTCCCGGATGCGCATCCGCCGGATGACCGCTCCGCCGGACCTCCGCGAGTTCGACGAGAAGATCGCCGGTGTCCGCCGGGACAAGGAGTCCGCGATCGACTCCCAGGACTTCGAGAAGGCGGCCTCCCTCCGCGACAAGGAGAAGCAGCTGCTGGCGGCGAAGGCCAAGCGGGAGAAGGAGTGGAAGGCCGGCGACATGGACGTCGTCGCCGAGGTCGACGGCGAGCTGATCGCCGAGGTCCTCGCCACGGCCACCGGCATCCCGGTCTTCAAGCTGACGGAGGAGGAGTCCTCCCGTCTGCTCCGCATGGAGGACGAGCTCCACAAGCGCGTCATCGGCCAGAAGGACGCCATCAAGGCGCTGTCCCAGGCGATCCGGCGTACCCGCGCCGGTCTGAAGGACCCGAAGCGCCCCGGTGGTTCGTTCATCTTCGCCGGACCGTCCGGTGTCGGTAAGACCGAGCTGTCCAAGACGCTCGCCGAGTTCCTCTTCGGCGACGAGGACGCGCTGATCTCCCTCGACATGTCGGAGTTCAGCGAGAAGCACACGGTCTCGCGCCTCTTCGGTTCCCCGCCCGGATACGTGGGTTACGAGGAGGGCGGCCAGCTCACCGAGAAGGTGCGCCGGAAGCCGTTCTCCGTCGTCCTCTTCGACGAGGTCGAGAAGGCCCACCCCGACATCTTCAACTCCCTGCTCCAGATCCTGGAGGACGGTCGTCTGACCGACTCCCAGGGCCGGGTCGTGGACTTCAAGAACACGGTCATCATCATGACGACCAACCTCGGGACCCGGGACATCTCGAAGGGCTTCAACCTGGGCTTCGCCGCCCAGGGCGACGTCAAGACCGGCTACGAGCGGATGAAGGCCAAGGTCAACGACGAGCTGAAGCAGCACTTCCGGCCGGAGTTCCTCAACCGCGTCGACGACACGGTCGTCTTCCACCAGCTGTCGCAGGACGACATCATCCAGATCGTCGACCTGATGATCGCCAAGGTGGACGAACGGCTGAAGGACCGCGACATGGGCATCGAGCTCAGCCAGGAGGCCAAGCTCCTGCTGGCGAAGAAGGGCTACGACCCGGTCCTGGGCGCCCGTCCGCTGCGCAGGACGATCCAGCGCGAGATCGAGGACCTGCTCTCCGAGAAGATCCTGTTCGGCGAGCTGCGTCCCGGTCACATCGTGGTGGTCGACACCGAGGGCGAGGGTGAGGAGAAGAAGTTCACCTTCCGCGGCGAGGAGAAGTCGGCTCTGCCGGACGTCCCGCCGATCGAGTCGGCGGCCGGCGGCAGCGGGCCGAACCTGTCGAAGGACGCCTGAGCGTTCCGAGCGCACGTCGAAGGGGCTGCCCCCGGACCCGAGGGTCCGGGGGCAGCCCCTTGGTGATGCGTGCGGCCGGGAACGGGACCTCCCCCGCGGCTGGACTGCCGCGGGGGAGGTACGCGCCGCCCGGGAGGCCCGGACCGTACCCCCGTGGGACGGACCCGGGCCACGGGCTTCAGCAGACGTCCGGCTTCCGCCAGGTGCACTCGAGATCGGCGGGTGCGGTCCGGGGGGCGTTCCGCAGGGCCGGTTCGGACGTGGTGGCGATCGTGCCGCCGGCCGTGTCGGACCTGGCCAGCGTCACCACGATCGCGTCCTCGATGCTCTTCACGGAGGACGCGAGGTGGTTGTTGAGCACGATGCTGAAGACCAGTTCGCGGCCACCGGCGTCCTCGACGTACCCGGAGAGCGCCGAGGCGCCGGTCAGGGAGCCGGTCTTGGCACGGGCGTTGAGGGCAGCCGGGGTGTTGCACATACGGGTGCGGAGCGTGCCGCCGACGGCGCGGTCGGGGTTGCAGGCGACCGGCAGCGACGCGTTCCAGTCGGCGTACCAGGGCGCGTCGCGGACCGCGAGCAGGAGGCGGGTGAGCTGGTCGGCGGGGAAGACGTTCATCCGGGACAGGCCGGAACCGTCCGCCTGGCGCAGTTTCGCCGCCTCGACCCCCTCCTTCCTCAGATAGCCGTCGATGGCGGAGAGCCCCGCGCTCCAGGTGCCGTGTCCGGACGTCTCGTAGCCGAGCGTCTTGGTCAGCGTCTCGGCGTGCATGTTGTTGGACAGCTTCATGAAGGGCAGCATCAGTTCCCTGAGCGGCATGGAGCTGTGGGTGGCGAGGACCTTCGCGCCGGGTGGCGTGGGCCTGCCCAGGCGGGGGGTGCCGGCGACGCGTACGCCCTGCTCGGCCAGGGCGTCGGCGAAGACGGACGCGGCGTAGCCGGTGGGCTCCCAGACGGTGATCCACTCCTTGGTGGTGGAGCCGCCGACCGGGATGTCCCCGCTGATCACGATGGTGTTGGTGCCGTGCTCGCGCTCGACGGCGAGGGTGTCGGTCCCGCCGGCGGGCACGGTGCGGCCCCGGACGTCGACCCGCACGTAGTCGGTGGGCGGGGTGAGCTTCACCTTCGGCCTGTCGCCCGCGGTGGCGCCGGGGGACGCCTCCACGATGACGGTCCCGGAGTCGTAGTCGGTGTCGGGTGCGACCGTCAGCGGGGAGATCTGGGCGGAGTAGTAGGAGGACTCGTCGTCCGCGGCCCAGGAGCGGCCCAGACGCTGGGTGTCGAACCGGGTGTCGTCGGCGACGATGCGGCCGGTGACCGCGCGGATGCCCGACTCCCGCAGCTGCGCGGCGAGCCGCCCGTAGTCGGAGGCGAGTGCGGTGGGGTCGCCTCCGCCGCGGAGGTACAGGTCGCCGTGCAGGACCGAGCCGTGACGGCGGCCCGTGGACAGGACGTCGGTACGGAACCGGTGGTCGGGGCCGAGCAGCGCCATGGCCGCGGCGGACGTGGCGAGTTTCGTGTTGGAGGCGGGCATCAGCCGGTCGCCGGCGTCGCGTTCGTAGAGCCGCTCCCCGGTGGTGGCGTCGGCGACGACGACGCTCGCGGCACCGCCGTCCATCCGGGGGTCGGCGAGGATCGTGTCGATGGCGCCCTTGAGTCCGGTGTCGGACGGCCCCGCCCCGGCGGGTGCGCTGCCGCTGCTCCAGGCGAGTGCGGCGACGAGGCCGAGGGCGAGTGGCCAGGTCCGGGCGTGGAGGACACTGCGGCGGAAGCGGTCACGGCGGAGCCGCCCGCTCCGGTTCAGGCTCATCACGGGTCTGCTCATGTCACAGGAGGATGGCGGACCGGGCCGGGGGCGGGAAGGAGGCGTGACGCAACACCCGTGCTATTCGGGCATCCTGACGGTCACTGAGACATGGCCGGGAAAGCCGTCCGCCCCCAGGACCAGGGCGGGATCGCCGACGACGAGGATCCGGCGGAGCCCGTCCACGGCCGTGAGCGGTGACAGGTCCACGGGTTCGTCCTGCCACAGGTGGACGACGGAGAGGAAGGGCAGGCCGGGGAAGAGCTCCGGGACGCGGCGCAGGGTCGGTTCCGCCCGTCTCAGCTCCACTTGGACCCCCTCCACGTCCGGTACCCGTGCCACGACGGCCAGTTGGCTGTCGTCGAGGAGGAGCGTGGTCAAGGGGCCCACGGCCGAGAGGTCGGTGAGGGCGGGACAGCGGTCGATCTCGACGTCCCTCGGCGGCACGGGTGCGTCCGTCAGGCAGTCGAGGCCGGTCAGCCGCGGGTTCCGGGAGATCCGGACCGCGGGAGGCGCACAGGACCGGACCGTCGCGGCGATGAGCTCCTCGGGCAGGTCCCCCTGGAAGTGCACCGCGCGGCCGCCGCCGAGGGCGGCGAGCGAGCGCGCCTGCTCGCCGTTGCGCACCGTGAAGTACAGCCCCGAAGGGTCGATCGCGGCGATCACGTCCCTGGCGTACTCGGCGTGGTCGTACCGGTCCCAGGACCACACGAGCTGCGAGCGCACCCGCACCGAGGGGTGCCCGGCGTACCGGGCGAGGAAGGGGACCGCCGCGTCGGAGTCGACGAGCGAGGCGGTGACGACCGTCATGTGCGCCACGTCGTCGCCCCCCGCCTCCTCGGGTCCCGGCAGCAGGTCGAGCACCAGGGGGCCGGCGGCGGACAGGGCCCGGGCCTCCTGGACGGTCCTCGGCGGAATGGCCTCGGCCGTGCGGCTCAGCAGCGCCTCGCGGACGGACGGCGCGATCTCCGTCGCCTGTTCCATCGCCGCCGCAGCGACCACCAGGATCCGCAGCTGTGCGGCGCGGTCGGGCGCCGCGTCCGCAGCGGCGAGCAACTCCGTGAAGATCTCGGCGCATTCGCGCGGCCGTGCATGGGCCACGCTCATGCGGATCACGTCCTCCCACTGGTCGTCCGCCGCGTGCCGGACGAGGACGCCGATGTGCCACTCGTCGACGATGGCCTTGGCGGCGAGGTGGTCCTGGAAGGTGCGGTGCACGAAGTCCACCGCGCCGGGGGAGGATTCGCGCAGCAGCCCGCTGCGGTGCAGCAGATGGGCGAAGACCGCCTGCGGGTCCCCGGCGGCGGCCGCCTCGGGGACCGCCGGGATCGCGCCGAGGACCAGCGACTCGGCCCGGGAACGGTCCATCTGGGTCCGGCCGTTGAGCGTCATCCAGTACGCCAGCCGCTGCACGAGCTGGATCTGCGGGGCCTCGGCGAGGTCGACCCCGGAGGGCGCACCCATGTCCCGCTCCCGGTCCCGGCGGGTGAGCAGCATCGCGAGCGCCGCCTCGTAGAGGGCCTTGCGGCCCCGGGGGAGGAAGCCGCGCCGGTCGCGGTGGAGTGCGCAGATCAGCCCGCACATCAGGGGGTTGGTGGCGAGGGCGGCGAGGTCCTGCTTGCTGCGGAGGGCGTCCTGGAGCGGTTGCTCGTACGTTCGGGCGTCGGCACCCGCGGCCCGGTGCCAGCGCTGGACGAACGTCGTGACCGCCCGGCGGCTCATGGGGGAGAGGGTGAGGTCGGTGAAGCCGTCGGCGGCGAGCCAGTCGTCGCGTACGGCGGAGGGCCGGGACGTGACGAGCCAGCGGTTGCCGGCGCCGTAGGCGCCCAGCAGATCGCGGAGCCACCGGCGGGTGCGGCTCCGCTCGGCCTCGGGGACCTCGTCGACGCCGTCGACCAGGATCAGTCCGCGACCCGCGGTGAGGACCCGGTCCGCCCAGTCCTCGGGCGGGGTGAGGGGGCAGCCCACGGCCGACAGGAACCCCTCGGGGGCGGGCAGCCGCTCGCCGTGGCGGGTGAGGGTGCGCAGAGGCAGGACGAAGGGGACGCGGTCGTGGAGGTAGCTCATCCGTTCGTCCGGGTCCTCACCCGGGACACGGGTGGCGGACACGGCCAGCCACTGGACGAGGGTGGTCTTGCCGGAGCCGGCGACGCCGCGGAGCAGCACCCGGTCGTGGGCGGCGAGGGCCTGGTCCGCGGGCACGGGCTCCGCCTCGGGATCGTCCGCGCCGCGCGCCCTGCCAGGCCACCGGACGCCGTCGCCCGGCGGCTCCTGGCGGTCCGCGGCCGGTCCGGGCTCCAGGTCGGGCCCGGTCGGGTCCGTGGCCGGTGCCGGGCCGGTCCGCGGGTCAGGGGCCGGTGCCGTCCGGGCGGAGGCGTCCAGACACAGGTAGGCGACGTCCAGAGGCCACTCGTCCGGTGAGTCGTGCAGGTCGATGCCGTAGATCGTGAGGTCGCCGTGCCTCCGCGCGACGTACTGGAGGTAGCGGCGCTCGAACTCCGTGTCACGGGCGTCCGCGCGGGGCACCCGCCGGATCAGCTCGTCGAGCTTCCTGATCAGCTCGGCCTGGGTGCGGCTCTGCTCGACGAGGGTGCGGGCGACGAAGGACGAGCGCTGGGTGAAGAACTGCAGGATGTGCAGGCAGGCCCACTCGGTGATCGAGTCGAGGTAGAGGGTGGCGTCCGCGGACAGTCCGGCGGCTGCGCGCCGTGCCGCGGGCGTGGTGCGCAGCCGCCGGGCCAGTTCGCGGTGGCCGTGGCGGACGGCCTGGACGTCGTCCATCTCCAGCTCGCCGAGGGCGAGCAGGGTCCGGGCCAGGGCGTCGGCGACGGCTTCGGCCTCGTCGCCGGGGAACGGCGCCTCACCGGGGCGGGCCAGCGACTCCCGGACGAGGGTGCCCGCGAGCTTGTGGACGTCCCGCTCGGTGAGGGTGCGCTTCTCGCCCCGGAACGAGACCAGGCCCGCGAGTCGTACGGGTCTGTCCGTGAGGGCCGCGCCGACGCCCTCCTGCACCAGGAGGCGTCTGACGAGCGGGGAGAGCGCCGCCGACGCGAGGCGGCTGCCGATCAGTGCGGGCTCCATCGGACTCTCCCCCGTGTCCAGAGGGGCATATCCCCTCAAACCTCGCGTTCCGGGCGCACCGCCCGAAGTCAGTCAGCGCTCGTGGCTAACGGGACTTTGGTCCCGAAACGGACGGACTTTGGTCCCACCGCCCGTGACAAGGCGCACAGGCGTTTCCGAGCCTACTAGGGCGCTTAGTGGGGTTGCGGGGCCGTGCGCGGGGGTGTCCGGACCCTCAGGGGTGGCGTCGGGGGCCGTGCGGGCCCGGTGCGGCGGCGGTCCGGACCGGTCAACGTATCTGTGCAGCCCCCACGTGCTAATAAACCATCCTTCGTCCGGAGATTTCGGGCAATGGCGGACGAGAGTTGCGGTTCCGTCAAGGGTGCCGCTCACAGGCGCGGCTCTACGACGAGATGTCGTAGATGGGGTGTTTGAGCCGGGTTGGGGGTGCGGGTTACCAAGGTGTTGCCCCGGTGCTCAGCCATCGGGTCGCTTCATGTCCCACAGCCCGGAGGTTCTCCCCGTATGTCGAAGCGCACCGCCCTCACCCGTTTCCGCCCGTCCGTGCTCCGTACCCGTGGTGCCGTCGTGGCTGCCGGACTCGGCGCCGCGATGGTCGTCGGAGCCGGTGCCGGTGTCGCGTCCGCCGACACGGTCGAGAGCGCCCCGGCCGCGGCCGAGGCGAAGCCGGTCGCGGCGAAGAAGGCCAAGGCCAACGGCTGGGTCAAGCCGGTTTCCGGCTACACCCTGACCGCCAGCTTCAACCAGGGCGGCGCCATGTGGTCCCACAAGCACTCCGGCCAGGACTTCGCCGTTCCGGTCGGCACCCCGGTCAAGGCCGCCAGCGGCGGTGTCGTCGTCAAGGCCGGCCCGAACGGCGGCGGCGACGGGTCCGCCTACGGCAACGCCATCGTGATCAAGCACGGCAACGGCAAGTACTCCCAGTACGCGCACCTGTCGAAGATCAACGTGCACGTCGGCCAGAGCGTGAACGCCGGCAAGCTGATAGCCCTGTCCGGCAACACCGGCAACTCGTCCGGCCCGCACCTGCACTTCGAGATCCGTACGACCCCGAACTACGGCTCGGCCCTGAACCCGGCGAACTTCCTGCGTGCGCAGGGCGTCACCATCTGACGTTCCCCGCAGGGCGGAGTACGGCTCACTCCCGCGGGCCGTGATGGGCCTGCGACACCAGATCGACGGCGACCTCGAGGACGGCTTCACGCTTCTCCTCGGGGTCGCCTTCGACGTTCTGCATGAAGAACATCCCGGCGTGCATCGTGAAGAGCGCGCTGACGCAGCGAACCCGGTCGGTCAGGGCCAGGCCCGGCTCCTGGATCAGCCGGGTCATCGTGATCATGCGCTCCTTGAAGGTCTCGCCGATGCTCAGTTCGCGCACGGTGGCCTGGTTCTCCTGCATGAAGCGGAAGAGCGGGTAGGCCCCGACGAGGGCCTCCTGGTAGCGGCGGAGGATCTCCTGCTTGGTCTCCAGGGTGTGCGGCTGCCCCTCGGCCCAGGCGATGAGCTCGTCGATCGGCCGCGTCAGATCCTGGAAGAGGCTGATGACGATGTCTTCCTTGGTCTTGAAGTGGTAGTAGAGCGCCGCCTTCGTCACGTCGAGCCGCTCGGCGATCTCGCGCAGCGACGTCTTCTCGTAGCCCTGCTCGGCGAAGAGCTCCAGGGCGACGTCCTGAATGCGCTGGCGGGTGTTGCCTCTGGCCATGGGGCTCTCCTGGGACGGATACTTACTTGACGCCCGGCTAGTTACGGGGCTACCTTCCCCAGTGTAGTGAACTAGCCGGGCGGCAAGTAAGTGCACAGGGGAGTGGAACGGGTGGGAGCACAGGAAGCACAGCAGGGAGCGGAGCCCGGCGGGACCGTGACCGCCGAGGAGGCCGCGGGCGATCCGTCGGCCGCGCCGCAGCCGCGCAGCGTCCGTGTCGTCCTGCTCGCGCTCATGATCGCGATGCTGCTGGCCATGCTCGACAACATGATCATCGGAACCGCCATGCCGACGATCGTCGGCGAGCTCGGCGGCCTCGCGCACCTGTCCTGGGTGGTCACGGCGTACACCCTGGCCACGGCCGCCTCCACGCCCATCTGGGGCAAGCTCGGCGACATGTACGGCCGCAAGGGCGTCTTCCTCACCTCGATCGTCGTCTTCCTGATCGGCTCGGCCCTCAGCGGGATGGCCCAGGACATGGGCCAGCTGATCGGCTTCCGCGCCGTCCAGGGCCTCGGCGCCGGCGGCCTCATGGTCGGTGTGATGGCGATCATCGGTGATCTCATACCGCCCCGGGAGCGCGGCAGGTACCAGGGCATGATGGCCGGTGTGATGGCCCTCGCCATGATCGGCGGGCCGCTCGTCGGCGGCACCATCACCGACCACTGGGGCTGGCGCTGGAGCTTCTACATCAACCTGCCCCTCGGCGCGGTCGCCCTCGCGATGGTCGGCGTCGTGCTGCACCTGCCGAAGCGCGACCGGATGGCGAAGGTCCGGGTCGACTATCTCGGCGCGGCCCTGCTCACGGTCGGCATCACCGCGATCGTGCTCGTCACCACCTGGGGCGGCACGGAGTACGCCTGGGACTCCGCGGTGATCATGGAGCTCATCGCGATCGGCGTCGTCGCCCTCGTCGGCTTCGTCCTGATGGAGACCAGGGCGGCCGAACCGATCATGCCGCTGCACATCTTCCGCAGCCGCAACTTCACCCTGATGTCGGTGATCGGCTTCCTGACCGGCTTCGTGATGTTCGGCGCGGTGCTCTTCCTGCCGCTGTTCCAGCAGTCCGTGCAGGGCGCCTCCGCCACCAACTCCGGTCTGCTGCTCCTGCCGATGCTGCTGTCGATGATGGTCGTGTCGCTCATCGCGGGCCGGGTCACCACCAGCAGCGGCAAGTACAAGATCTTCCCGATCATCGGCGGCGCCCTCATGGTCGTCGGCCTCTTCCTGCTCGCGCAGATGGACACGGGCACGTCGCGGCTCACCTCGGGCCTCTACATGGCGGTCCTCGGCGCCGGCATGGGCTTCCTGATGCAGATCACGATGCTTGTCGCGCAGAACAGCGTCGAGATGAAGGACATGGGCGTCGCCTCCTCGGCGACCACCCTCTTCCGCACCCTCGGCTCGTCGTTCGGCGTCGCGATCATGGGAGCCCTCTTCACCTCCCGGGTCCAGGACGAGATGGCGGCACGGGGCGGGTCGGTGGCGACCCAGCAGTCGGCGCAGCTCGACGCGGCGAGTCTGGCGAAGCTGCCGGAGCAGGTGCGGGAGGCGTACCAGTTCGCGGTGGCCTCCGGTACGCACTCCGCGTTCGTGCTCGGCTCCGCGGTCGCGGTGATCGGCTTCGTCGCGGCGTTCCTGGTCAAGGAGGTGCCGCTGAAGGGCGCCGGTCCGGCCCGGCCGGAGGACGACGCGGCCGCAGCCCCCGAGGGCGGCGCGAAGGTCGCGGAGGCGGTCTGACCTCGGGCACGGCCCGCAAACGCCCCCCGGTGCACGGCACGGGGGGCCGTCGGCGTCCGGGACCGCGTCGAGGGGTGCGGGTGCCGGTGCCGGCGCCGGCGCGTGGACGCACGGGGCCGGCGG
It contains:
- a CDS encoding MDR family MFS transporter: MTAEEAAGDPSAAPQPRSVRVVLLALMIAMLLAMLDNMIIGTAMPTIVGELGGLAHLSWVVTAYTLATAASTPIWGKLGDMYGRKGVFLTSIVVFLIGSALSGMAQDMGQLIGFRAVQGLGAGGLMVGVMAIIGDLIPPRERGRYQGMMAGVMALAMIGGPLVGGTITDHWGWRWSFYINLPLGAVALAMVGVVLHLPKRDRMAKVRVDYLGAALLTVGITAIVLVTTWGGTEYAWDSAVIMELIAIGVVALVGFVLMETRAAEPIMPLHIFRSRNFTLMSVIGFLTGFVMFGAVLFLPLFQQSVQGASATNSGLLLLPMLLSMMVVSLIAGRVTTSSGKYKIFPIIGGALMVVGLFLLAQMDTGTSRLTSGLYMAVLGAGMGFLMQITMLVAQNSVEMKDMGVASSATTLFRTLGSSFGVAIMGALFTSRVQDEMAARGGSVATQQSAQLDAASLAKLPEQVREAYQFAVASGTHSAFVLGSAVAVIGFVAAFLVKEVPLKGAGPARPEDDAAAAPEGGAKVAEAV